The window gcttgatacttgcagaaataaatcatgtggacgataacctggacttaaacccagaaatttattacttgataacgacggggtacacttatcccttagtgaggtttcgcaaGAAACCGCATCAGTATGGAGGAAAGGGTAAGTTTGCATGGGAATAGTAAATGGGATTAGTGAGTATGGGCACTTCATGCAACTTATCAACTTTAGGGATTCCAGATTCTGACTCATGACCTATGGGAGAAAGAGGTGGGATTTTGTCAATATTGTTGTAGCGTCAATATGGTCCTTCTCGTAGGACTCGATCCTTGTCTCGATGACTTTCAAATTCGCACAAGAACATTCCATTTCCCAACTCTTTAAACTGAAAAGTTTTGATTTTCCATGCCACTACAAAGACTTGGGCCATCCCTTTGAGGTTCAGGGGCTTGCTGGAGAGTACTTTCCCCACCAAGCTAGGTTTAGTTGCATTGAGTTGGGGATGACCATAGTCCTGTCCGAGGTCGATAATTCTGTCTTCTGAATCAGAAAGTTTGATTTTTGATAATTGGAGTCCTAGCGCAGCAGCCATTTGTGTGGTCTTAGTGGGTCTGTTGAGTTAGGGGTTGTTGGTAGCTTTCGGGTATGGGATGCAGGAATGTAAAAAAGAGGGACGTGAGTGAGTTTGAGGGAGAAGTTTTGTGATAGGGAAGTAGGGGGAAAGTGGAAAGATTGGTGAAAAAAACAACAAAGGTGTAAAGCCTAACACCCAGCTAGAAAACTAGTTGAGAGGAAAAAAGGAGCAGCTACATTCAGAGGGCACTAAATGCATCTGGAAGATTTAATCTTGCATAACAATATCAGTATTTTGGAACATTATCAACCATTTCTGATTTGCATTGATGGTTGgtaaaaataagaaaatcaaaTATTAATCCACTTAAGTATAGAGTGATAAATAGACAAATATTTATCGATAATTAGTATCACTAGATTCTCAATGTGACCAGAGAAATCATTCTGTTATAATTTCCAAAAGACGTTTCCGAAAAACTTTTCCATCAACgatcattttataaaatttttattttttttatttatttcatatatatatttctaaacacaaaaatatatagtgtagttaaaaaaaaatctatgctTTCATATTTTATCAAACAGGTATCtatgaaaatatttttaatccaaACCGggagtgattttttttattttttttgtgaccGGAAGATGAGCTTGCTAAAAACAAgaatctcaaaattaaaatgatcgACCTCAAAATCGAAAATCTCAAAATTGGAGTCAGATTGTTCATGGTGGGAGGAACTAGCGATGGCAAGGCAACGGTGGATTGCGCAGGTCTGGCTGGAGAAGAAGGGTGGAGTTCGACTGGCACCGATGAAGAGGGAAGAGAGGAGGCCGGTGTATTAATACCTAAAATTGGGTTAACCGTGGTTTCTGATACCATGTGAATACTAAATTGGAGATTAAATTATTATGATTTACTTAATTAACTAGAGTTAGAGAGTATGTATTTATATAACTTAGAAATTTAGTCTTACCCTAACTCTAATCCTATAGAGATAGGAGATAAGAGAGAAGAATAATAATTACATTAGAGCAtttccaacagcctcttaaattgactcttaagttaaaatttgagggagAATggaaaatcagctccaacagccttttagtagctcctcaaatcactaggagtctctccatcctctctattaataagAGTCtttccacctcttagtgcctcctaacttcattttttattaataatttattattaaagacTCTCTCCTTTCAcgattggtaaatataacaatcattaataattttaattataaaataataaataagaagtgAATGCAAGAAGATAATAGCAAGATAATTACCGTTGACTCCAACATCCCAACCCTATATTACAGCTGTAGAACAATTAAAATCACAAATCAAAGCAAGAAACGATGTTAAAGTGATAAACAACATAATTTATTACAGCTGTAGAACCAGAAGTAGACAATTAAAATCACAAATCGAGCAAGAAACAATGTTAAAGTGATAAGCAACATAACATCAGGTGAATCCAGGAGAAACGTTTCCACCATAATTTTTTGCAACTTCAAATCCCAATCTGCATAATTAAACAAGTAATGTCAAAATAAATTGAAAGTTCTAAATGAAAAAGGCAATTAAGAATGTGCAAACATGTTCATTTCATATTCAATCTTTGATGTGCCATTTAAAGGCAGGCTATCAATTGAGTTTCATTGATCATATCACATAATCATTGGAAAAGGGTGTATAAGTTTAAGTTCCCAGAAGTTCAAACATTAACATAAATTGGGATGGAAAAGCACATTCAGAATAATTGCACATTACACATACTGAGCTGCTTCAAACCCAATTGACCCCAATGTTTTGCATCCATAGGAAGAGTAACATGTTGAGATTTAGAAAACTTATTCAcacaatgattttaatttttaatgcaTATTATTTACCTATTCATGATTGACATAGCTTGAATGGAACCCTCCATCAAATCACATAATATCCATTAAGTTAAGAGACCAGCTGAATAAGGACAAATTCTGCAAATGAACTAATATAACCTCTTTTACTCTACCGCATTTAGGTATCTACAAACGACATACCTTGCTAGGCTCCATTAATGAAAACATAAGAATATGGTAGACTGGTCTTGAATATTGTAGTCGGCTATAGTCCTTGTACCATCTACCAGAGCTTTACCAGCAAACAACAGAATCTGTTTGCATGGGGGCGGACCCATCATGTCCTGGATTTTGGTCTTCACAGTATCAATTGTGTCAATACTCTCAACTCCCAAGATGAAGCTCTTGCCAACTAAACGTTTCACAACAATCTGCATACCACTTCCCGGACAAAGAACAAGGTTGTCGCGAGTAGACGACTTCTGAATGTTATAGTTTGGAAGCATGCACTCATTTACATAATGCCCTTCCTGGTTACAGTTTAAGCACTTCACTTgtgaaatgttcatttttgGGTTGTTCATCAAAGATTTGTCCACTTCATGTTTCTGCTTTGGCTTTTTAGGCTCTTGAGCCTGCTCTTTGTCATAGTCATCAAAACAACTACGCTTGTTGGCATTGTTGTTGGAACTATTTTCAACAGATGTTGTTTCAGTGAAATGTGCCTCAACATTAATCTTAATAGATGTGAGGCGATCCTCTTCTAACTCTAGATGGCGAGCGGCATCCTCAAAAGTCCTTATACTTTCGTTATTGATTAGGTGCATCCTCACATGGTCCCAACTGTTTTGTAAAGAACGAATAACAGCTTGAACCTTCTGCTCGTCAGTCATTTTCTGACCAGCATCACTAAGCTCATTGATCATGTTAGACATTTCTCTTAAATGCATCTTCATGGTATGATCATGATGCATCTTATAAGTATCGAATTTGAGAGCTAGGGAACGAAGCTTTGGTAGAGACATACCTCCAAACTTGTGTTTCAATGCGATCCATAGATCCATCGCATTGTCATAAAAGTGGAATTGCTTAGCAATTTCATCATTCATCGCACTAAGTAAGATGATGCGAGCAGTGGAGTTCTTCTTCCTCCAGGCCACATAGGCCTCTAGGTCCCTTTTATGTTGGGATGTAGTACCTTCTTCAGGTTTAGCCATAACTGAACTCAAAGAATCAAGAATCTCTTGCTCTTCTAGCAAGTGCCGGATTTTCATACTCCATACCTCATAGTTTACTCCATTCAACTTGAGACTTTTGTTGAGTTCAGCAACAATCGATTTTGATGCTGAAGTCATTGATAATCCTAATGATCTACAATAGAACATACTGTTAGTTGTACGTAGTAAGAGAGAAACTAACTTGTAGAAATACATATAAATACATAACAATAACTCATTAAATCAAAATAGTAAGTAGCAAGTAAAACATAACTTGAAGAATTCATGAACATTATCAACAATAACTCATTAAATCAAAATAGTAAGTAGCAAGTAAAACAATAAACCTACCCCTAAAAAAGAGCACCCTTAAATTGTTTCAGCAATCAAAATTCCCTTCGTTTGATCAATGGAGGACTTTTTTTATAgaacaacaacaacataatttatatatataacaagCTTAATACATTGAATAGATTCATGTACTTTTTCAGATTATTGCTTAAAATGATCTATGTTT is drawn from Euphorbia lathyris chromosome 9, ddEupLath1.1, whole genome shotgun sequence and contains these coding sequences:
- the LOC136205603 gene encoding uncharacterized protein, with the translated sequence MTSASKSIVAELNKSLKLNGVNYEVWSMKIRHLLEEQEILDSLSSVMAKPEEGTTSQHKRDLEAYVAWRKKNSTARIILLSAMNDEIAKQFHFYDNAMDLWIALKHKFGGMSLPKLRSLALKFDTYKMHHDHTMKMHLREMSNMINELSDAGQKMTDEQKVQAVIRSLQNSWDHVRMHLINNESIRTFEDAARHLELEEDRLTSIKINVEAHFTETTSVENSSNNNANKRSCFDDYDKEQAQEPKKPKQKHEVDKSLMNNPKMNISQVKCLNCNQEGHYVNECMLPNYNIQKSSTRDNLVLCPGSGMQIVVKRLVGKSFILGVESIDTIDTVKTKIQDMMGPPPCKQILLFAGKALVDGTRTIADYNIQDQSTIFLCFH